CATGTTGGGCGCCGGGAAGCAGGCGCCCGAGCGCTCCCCGCTCGCCGAGGGCGTCGTCGAGCACGACGGTGAGGCGGTGCTCGCCCGCACCGCGCGCCCCGAACGCGATCCCGTGCTCCCGCTGCGTGCCGCGGCCGCCGCCGCGCAGGCCGGGCTCCCGCTCTCCCGGCACGCCGTCCGGCGCCTGGCGGCCACCACCCGGCCGCTGCCCACGCCCTGGCCCGCCGAGGCCCGCGAGCAACTGGTGACCCTGCTGGGCTCGGGCCGGCCCACCGTGCAGGTCTGGGAGGCGCTGGAGGCCGAGGGCCTGGTCACCCGGCTGCTGCCCGACTGGGAGCGGGTGCGCTGCCGCCCGCAGCGCAACGCGGTGCACCTGTGGACCGTCGACCGGCACCTGATCGAGACCGCCGTCCGCGCCGCCGGGTTCACCCGTCGCGTGCACCGCCCCGACCTGCTCCTGGTCGCCGCGCTGCTGCACGACATCGGCAAGGGCTGGCCCGGCGACCACTCCGTGGCCGGCGAGACCATCGCCCGGGACGTGGCCGCCCGCATCGGCTTCGACGACGCGGACACGGCCGTCCTGGCCACCCTCGTACGGCACCACCTGCTGCTCGTCGAGACCGCCACCCGGCGCGACCTCGACGACCCGGCCACCGTGCGCGCGGTCGCCGACGCGGTCGGCTCGGAGCACACCCTGGAGCTGCTGCACGCGCTGACCGAGGCGGACGCCCTGGCCACCGGCCCCGCCGCATGGTCGTCCTGGCGCGGCTCCCTCGTCGCCGACCTGGTGAAACGGGTCTCGGGGGTGCTGGCCGGGGACCCGCTGGAGGAGCCCGAGGCCGCCGCGCCCACCGCCGAGCAGGAGCGGCTCGCCGTCGAGGCGTTCCGCACGCGCGGGCCGGTGCTGGCGCTGCGGGCCCAGACCGAGCCGCCCGCCGGCCCCGCGTCGGCCGGTCCGGCGGCGGTCGCCGGTCCCGAGCCGCTCGGTGTGGAGCTGCTGATCGCCGTGCCGGACCAGGAGGGCGTGCTCCCGGCCGTCGCCGGGGTCCTGGCCATGCACCGGCTGACCGTCCGCACCGCGGAGCTGCGGTCCCTGCCGCTGCCGGACGGCGTCGAGGGCTCCGTGCTGCTCCTGGACTGGCGGGTCGCCGCCGAGTACGGCTCGCTGCCCCAGGCCGCGCGGCTCCGGGCCGACCTGGTCAGGGCCCTGGACGGCACCCTGGACATCGCCGCCCGGCTCGCCGAGCGGGACGCCGCCCATCCGCGGCGCCGGGGTGTGGAGCCGCCGCCGCCCCGGGTGACCGTCGCCCCGGCCGCGTCCCGGCTGGCCACCGTGATCGAGGTCCGTGCCCAGGACGCGCCGGGCCTGCTGTTCCGGCTCGGGCGGGCGCTGGAGGCGGCCGGCGTACGGGTACGCAGCGCGCACGCCTCGACCCTGGGCTCGAACGCGGTGGACGCCTTCTACGTCACGGGCCCGGAGGGCGCGCGGCTCCCGGGGGAGGAGGCGGGGGACGTGGCACGGACCCTGGAGGAGGCGTTGCGGGGTCGTTCCTGACGGGGCGGCCCGCGGAATCCGGCGGGCGGGGACGAATGTCTTGCCAAGGCAGATACCCTGGAAGACGCTCAGACCGCCCCCGACTCCGAGGACCGACGCCACCGTGTTCGATACCCTCTCCGACCGCCTTAGCGCGACTTTCAAAAATCTCCGCGGCAAGGGCAGGTTGTCCGAGGCGGACATCGACGCCACGGCCCGCGAGATCCGCATCGCGCTCCTCGAGGCAGACGTGGCCCTGCCCGTGGTGCGCGCGTTCATCAAGAGCGTCAAGGAACGCTCCCTGGGCGCCGAGGTCTCCAAGGCGCTCAACCCCGCCCAGCAGGTCCTCAAGATCGTCAACGAGGAACTGGTCGGCATCCTCGGCGGTGAGACCCGCCGCCTGCGCTTCGCCAAGCAGCCGCCGACCGTGATCATGCTGGCGGGTCTGCAGGGTGCCGGTAAGACCACCCTCGCGGGCAAGCTGGGCCGCTGGCTCAAGGAGCAGGGCCACTCGCCGCTCCTGGTCGCCTGCGACCTCCAGCGCCCCAACGCCGTCAACCAGCTCAGCGTCGTCGCCGAGCGCGCCGGTGTCGCCGTCTACGCGCCCGAGCCGGGCAACGGGGTCGGCGACCCGGTCAAGGTCGCCAAGGACTCCATCGAGTTCGCCAAGTCCAAGGTCCACGACCTGGTCATCGTCGACACCGCCGGCCGCCTGGGCATCGACCAGGAGCTGATGCAGCAGGCCGCGGACATCCGCGACGCGGTCTCGCCGGACGAGATCCTCTTCATCGTCGACGCGATGATCGGCCAGGACGCCGTCAACACCGCCGAGGCCTTCCGCGACGGCGTCGGCTTCGACGGCGTGGTGCTCTCCAAGCTCGACGGCGACGCCCGTGGTGGTGCGGCCCTGTCGATCGCCTCGGTGACAGGCAAGCCGATCATGTTCGCGTCGAACGGTGAGAAGCTCGAGGACTTCGACGCCTTCCACCCGGACCGGATGGCCTCCCGCATCCTCGACATGGGTGACCTGCTCACCCTGATCGAGCAGGCGGAGAAGACGTTCAGCCAGGAAGAGGCCGAGAAAATGGCCTCCAAGCTGGCGTCCAAGAAGGGCCAGGACTTCACCCTGGACGACTTCCTGGCCCAGATGGAGCAGGTCCGGAAGATGGGCTCCATCTCCAAGCTGCTCGGCATGCTGCCGGGCATGGGCCAGATGAAGGACCAGATCAACAACCTCGACGAGCGCGACGTCGACCGCACGGCCGCCATCATCAAGTCGATGACCCCGGCCGAGCGCCAGGAGCCGACGATCATCAACGGCTCGCGCCGCGCCCGTATCGCCAAGGGCTCCGGCGTCGACGTCAGCGCGGTCAAGGGCCTGGTCGAGCGGTTCTTCGAGGCCCGCAAGATGATGTCCCGGATGGCCCAGGGCGGCGGCATGCCGGGGATGCCGGGCATGCCGGGCATGGGCGGCGGCCCCGGCCGGCAGAAGAAGCAGCAGAAGAAGGCCAAGGGCAAGCAGCGCTCCGGCAACCCCATGAAGCGCAAGCAGCAGGAGCAGGAGGAGGCCGCCCGCCGCGCGGCCGCCGCGCAGAACGGGGGCGCCCTCGGTCTGCCCCAGCAGGGCGGCCAGGACTTCGAGCTGCCCGACGAGTTCAAGAAGTTCATGGGCTGACGGCCCGACCGTGTGTACGGCGCTGGGGCGCCCCCCTTCGAAGGGGGGCGCCCCAGCGCCGTACATGCACATGCCCAGGCGGCTTTACTGTCGTAACGTCCGGATATGACCAACCCGTCCCCGCCGCGCAAGGCGTCCGAGCGGCCCTGGCGCACCGAGGGCACGCCCGACGAGCCTCCCAAGCCGCCGCCCGGTGGCAGGAGGATGCGCGGCGGCTGGTGGAACCTGGTCCTGGCCGCGCTGGTCGTCTACCTGATCGCCAACCTCGTGCTCTCGTTCTTCAACGAGGGCGACGAGCCGACCATCTCCTACACGGAGTTCAGCAAGCAGGTCGACGAGGGCAACGTCAGCAAGATCTACGCCAAGGGCGACGCGATCCAGGGCCAGCTCAAGAAGGACCGCGACAAACCCGACGGCGACGGGACGTACACCAAGTTCACGACCGAGCGGCCCACCTTCGCGGACGACCAGCTCTGGGACGACCTGACGAAGAACGATGTCACCGTCACGGCCGAACCGGTGGTCCAGCACCGCAGCTTCCTGTCCAACCTGCTCATCGCGCTGGCCCCGATGCTGCTCCTGGTGGTGCTGTGGATCTTCATCGCGCGGCGCATGAGGGGCGCCCTGGGCGGCGGCGCGGGCGGCATGCTCGGCCGCAAGGCGCCGCCCAAGCCGGTCGAGCTGGAGGCGGGCGAGCCACGGACCACGTTCGCGGACGTGGCCGGGATCGACGAGGTGGAGGGCGAACTCAGTGACGTCGTCGACTTCCTGAAGAACCCGGACGCCTACCGCCGCATGGGCGCGAAGATGCCCCGGGGCGTCCTCCTGACCGGTCCGCCCGGCACCGGGAAGACGCTCCTCGCGCGTGCGGTCGCCGGCGAGGCGGGGGTGCCGTTCTTCTCCGCGTCCGCGTCCGAGTTCATCGAGATGATCGTCGGCGTGGGCGCCTCCCGGGTGCGGGAGCTGTTCGCCGAGGCCCGCAAGGTCGCGCCGTCGATCATCTTCATCGACGAGATCGACACCATCGGCCGCGCGCGCGGCGGCGGCTCCGGCATGGGCGGCCACGACGAGCGCGAGCAGACGCTGAACCAGATCCTCACCGAGATGGACGGCTTCTCGGGTTCCGAGGGCGTCGTCGTCATCGCCGCCACCAACCGTGCCGACATCCTGGACCCGGCCCTGACCCGCCCCGGCCGCTTCGACCGGGTGGTCAGCGTGTCGCCCCCGGACCGCGGCGGCCGCGAGGCCATCCTGGACATCCACACGCGCGAGATCCCGCTCGCCCCGGACGTCGACCTGGCCCAGGTCGCCCGCACGACCCCGGGCATGACCGGCGCCGAACTGGCGAACCTCGCCAACGAGGCGGCCCTGCTCGCGGTCAAGCGGAAGCAGGACCGGGTGACGCAGGCCAACCTCTCCGAGGCCCTGGAGAAGGTCCAGCTGGGCGCCGAACGGCCCCTGGTGATGCCCGAGGAGGAGCGTCGGCGCACCGCGTACCACGAGAGCGGGCACGCCCTGCTGGGCATGTTGCAGCCGGGCGCCGACCCCGTCCGCAAGATCACCATCGTGCCGCGCGGGAGGGCGCTCGGGGTGACGCTGTCGACGCCGGACGCGGACAAGTACGCGTACACCGAGGAGTACCTGCGCGGCCGGATCATCGGCGCGCTCGGCGGCATGGCGGCCGAGCACGTGGTGTACGGCGTGATCACGACCGGTTCCGAGAGCGACCTCGAACAGGTCACCAACATCGCCCGCGGCATGGTCGCCCGCTGGGGCATGAGCGAGCGGGTCGGCCGGCTCTCCGCCCTCCCCGGCGACGCGCAGCAGGCGTACGGCCTCGCCGCCGCTCCCCAGACGCTGGACGCCATCGACGGGGAGATGCGGCGGGTCGTCGACTCCTGCTACGAGGAGGCCGTCCGCAAGCTGCGCGACCACCGCGAACGGCTCGACGCGCTGGCCGAGGCCCTGCTCGCCAACGAGACGCTGGACGAGGCGGAGGCGTACCGCATCGCCGGGATCACCCGGCTCACGAAGGAGGACCCGGAGGCGTGAGCGCCGGGCGTTCCTACTTCTGCGGGAACTTCCAGACGTAGGGCTCGCCGTCCTCCTCCGACCAGTGCGCCTCCACGCTCTTCGCGCCGGCCGGAATCACGTACGTCTCGCAGAAGACGTGGCTCTCGCCCTGCTTCCAGCTCTCGACGTCGTACGGGTCCTCGCAGCCCGCGGCGTCCTCGGAGGCGCCGACGAGGACGCTGCCGCGCTGCCCGTCGGCGAAGACCGTGGCGCCGTCGTGCACGTCGGAGCCCTCGGTCAGAGCCGGTCCGCTCTTGTGCGTGTACTTGATGTACGCGGTGGCCAGCACCTTGCCCTTGACGTCCGCGGCGTCCGCCACCGCCTTCGCGGCCTCGGCCTCGGTGCCCACGTCGACCTTCTGTGCCACGACGTCGTAGGTGACCTCGCCCGGATCCTCGGCGACCTTCCCGGTCGCGCTCTCGCCCGCCGCCAGGTCGCCGCCCGAGGCCGCCTCGGAGGGCGAGGGCGACGCCTCGGTGGTCGCCGGGCTCTTCGCGTCGGCGTCCGACTCCTCGTCTCCGCCCCCGCACGCGGTGAGGGCAAGGGCGAGGACGGCGACGGGCGCGGCGAGGCGCAGTGCGGTCTTGCGGTGCGGCACTACAGGCTCCTGTATGCAGATGTGTGGTTTCCCCCGAACGGTGGATCAGAGTAGAGGCCCATGATCCACCTGGGGAAACCGTAGGAGCCCGAGACGGACTTCTTCACGCCATTCACACCTGCACCGGAAAAAGTCGGCCGGAGAACGCACACGATCGGTCGGAATCGATCTTTAAGGAACTCGTGCGATCAAGTAGCGAAAGACATTCGGCATCCAGACGGTCCCGTCAGGGCGGCGGTGCGGATGCAGGGCCTCCGCCAGCTCCTTGTCGACCTGTTCCCGGTCGGTGGCCGCGATCGCCGCGTCGAACAGCCCGGTCGACAGCAGTCCCCGCGCCGCGCTCGCGGCGTCCGCGTACCCGAACGGGCACGCCACCCGTCCCGAACCGTCCGGCCTGAGCCCGGCCCGCTGTGCGACCTCCTCCAGGTCGTCGCGCAGGGCGGGGCGCCAGCTGCCCGCGCTGCGCAGTGGGTCCGCGAGTTTGGTGGCCACCCGCAGCACCGAGGTCGTGGCGCACCGCTCCGGCGGGCCCCAGCCCGCCAGCACCACGGCGGCCCCGCGCCCGGCGAGCGGCGTCGCCTCGGCGAGCAGCCCGCCCAGCCCCTCCGAGTCGCCCGCGAGGCACCCGATGGGCTCGAAGGCGGTCACCAGGGTGAACGCCGGCGCCGACGGGTCCGCCGCGGCACCGGGTGGTCCCTCCACGACCCGCGCCGCGTCCGCGCGGGTGGGGGCGGGCCGGACGCCGGGAGGTTCCGGCGCCTCGGGTGCCCCGGGCAGCAGACGCCGCCGTGCCAGTTCCAGGAGTTCCGGAGAACGTGTGTCGACACCGGTCACCGAGGCGCCGCGCGAGGCGCCCATCAGCAGGGCGAGCCCGGAACCGCAGTTCAGGCCCAGCATCCGGGTGCCGCCGCCCACGTCCAGTCGCTCGAAGACGGCCTCGTAGAGCGGTACGAGCATCCTCTCCTGTATCTCGGACCAGTCACGCGCACGTGCACGCAGGTCCACGGGAGACAGCGTCCCCGTGTGAGATGAGTGCTGCCGTACGAGCGTAGGTGTCATAGGAAAGCGCCCCAATCGCCGAGTGTTGCCGCTGTGCCCGATTCCATGGCCCCCGTGCAGTGCGCTCGAACTCCCCCCGTATGCCAGGAAACTCCGGGCTCGCCGCGGCGTCCAGTGGTAGAGAGGGCCGGTTTGCCCGATCCCCGTCCCCATGGCGAGATTTCACTTCCCGGCAATGTGGGCCGGCCGCGCGGTACCCGCGGTAGCACCTCGGCGACACCTTGACCGGATGGCCGGATCGTGCCGGTCGGCGATGACAGCGGGTGGCCGGGGGTGCGGAGAGGGCGGTTCCGGCCAAGGTCGACGGGGTCCGCGGGCGTCGGCGGGGCGCGGGGCGGGGTGCGGGACTGCCGGCGGGCGGGGCGGTGCCGCACCCCGGTGGTCCACCCGGTAACGTCGCCCCCGTCGGCGCGTCCGCCCGGACGCCTCCGCTCCGGCGCGACGGCGGCCGAAACGCCCCTTGCGCACGAGAGCGCCCCACGCCCCCGGAGTGTGGACGACCGCTACGCGCCGGGGCGTACGTCGGGCTACGCACCAGCTTGGTATGAGCTGTGAGGCTTCTCCGCAGATCAGCGCACCCGCCCTCGTCGGGACGCATCAGCGGCAACTGACTGGTACGTGCAAATTATTTGGGATGCCCCGGAATAGGAACACAGCGGCACTCCGGCTCGTTGTCATTACGTGAGCACGACACCACCTGTTCTCGCCGCAGAGCTGGCGCAGGCGTGGGCCGACATTCAGCGGTACCACCCCGAGCTGCCCGATCTTGCCGCGCCCGAGTCCCTGATCGGAGAGTCGTCGTCCGCCTGCGGGCACGAGCTCTCCTTCGAGCGACTGCTCCATGAGGCAGTCCACGGCATCGCCGCCGCGCGCGGAGTACGCGACACCTCCCGCGCGGGGCGCTACCACAACCGCCGATTCCTGGCGATCGCAGAGGAGCTGGGCCTCGACCACCCCGAGGAGCCGCATCCCAGCAGCGGCTTCTCACTGGTCACCCTCACCCCCGAGGCGAAGCGCCGCTACCGCCCGACGACCGAACGCCTCCAGCGCGCGCTGAAGGCCCACACCGCAGCCACCGCGACCGACTCGGCCCGCAGCTTCCGCGGTCCGGCCGCCCGCCACGGCTCCTCCGGGGGAGGGGTGCGCGTGAAAGCCGTCTGCGACTGCGGGCGCAACGTACGGGTCGTCCCGTCCGTGCTGGCCCAGGCCCCGATCATGTGCGGCGGCTGCGGCAAGCCGTTCCGCATCCCGGAGGTGGTCGGCGCGGGCGTGAGCTGACGGTCCGGCTGCTCGTGGCAGCCGGACCCGGGCCAGGTTCCGTCGTCGGACCCGCTCCGCCGGACCGGAGGGCGGCCCCGGTGCCCTCCGGTCCGAGGGGTCTGCCCGCGTGTGGCACAATGGCAAGCTGTACTCGACAGTCGCACAGGACCCCTCTCTCCTCCGGCTGACGCGTCCATCGGGCACTCGGGTACCGCAACCCCACGCGGCTCTCTCGCCGTGCCCAATCACGTCAAAACCAGGAGAATCCACTCCCGTGGCAGTCAAGATCAAGCTGAAGCGTCTGGGCAAGATCCGTTCGCCTCACTACCGCATCGTCGTCGCCGACTCCCGTACCCGCCGTGACGGCCGGGCCATCGAGGAGATCGGCAAGTACCACCCGACGTACAACCCGTCGGTGATGGAGGTCGACGCCGAGCGTGTCGCCTACTGGCTCGGTGTCGGCGCCCAGCCGACCGAGCCCGTGCTCGCCATCCTGAAGAAGACCGGCGACTGGCAGAAGTTCAAGGGCGAGCCCGCCCCGGCCCCGCTGCTCCAGCCGTCCGAGAAGGCGGCCCGCCCGTCCTTCGAGGCGATCGGTGGCGAGGACGAGGGCAAGGGTGAGGCGATCACCCAGAAGAAGAAGGCCGACAAGAAGGACGAGGCCGCCGCCGAGTCCTCCTCGACCGAGTCGACCGAGGCCTGAGCATGCTCGAGGAGGCTCTCGAGCACCTCGTGAAGGGCATCGTCGACAACCCTGACGATGTGCAGGTCGCCTCGCGCAACCTGCGTCGCGGGCGTGTGCTCGAGGTCCGGGTGCACCCCGACGACCTCGGCAAGGTGATCGGCCGCAACGGCCGCACCGCACGCGCCCTGCGCACCGTCGTGGGCGCCATCGGCGGCCGCGGTGTCCGCGTCGACCTCGTCGACGTGGACCACGTCCGCTGACGCCACAACGCAGCACCGGCTCGGGCCGGGGAGGGCCATGGGCCGTCCCCGGCCCGCAGTCGTAGAGCCCCGCACGGGGTCGTGAGCCCCGCCGGGCTCGTCGCAGTTCGACAGGAGATCAAGCACAGTGCAGCTGGTAGTCGCTCGCATCGGCCGCGCCCACGGCATCAAGGGCGAGGTCACCGTCGAGGTCCGCACCGACGAGCCGGAGCTGCGGCTCGGCCCCGGCGCCGTCCTGGCCACCGACCCCGCCACCGCCGGTCCGCTGACCATCGAGACCGGCCGGGTGCACAGCGGCCGCCTCCTGCTGCGCTTCGCGGGCGTCCACGACCGCACCGGCGCCGAGGCCCTGCGCAACACCCTGCTGATCGCCGACGTCGACCCCGACGAGCGTCCCGAGGACGACGACGAGTACTACGACCACCAGCTCATCGACCTCGACGTGGTGACCGCCGACGGCACCGAGGTCGGCCGGATCACCGAGATCTCCCACCTGCCCACCCAGGACCTGTTCGTGGTGGAACGCCCCGACGGCAGCGAGGTCTACGTGCCGTTCGTGTCGGAGATCGTCACGGAGATCGACCTGGAGGAGCAGCGCGCGGTCATCGACCCGCCCCCGGGCCTGATCGACGACCGCGCCGAGATCGCCTCCGCGCGGGACGCCGAGGAGTCCCCGGAGGAAGGCGCGTAATGCGGCTCGACGTCGTCACGATCTTCCCCGAGTACCTGGAACCGCTGAACGTCTCCCTCGTCGGCAAGGCACGCGCGCGTGGACAGCTCGACGTCCGGGTGCACGACCTGCGCGAGTGGACCTACGACCGGCACAACACGGTCGACGACACCCCTTACGGGGGCGGCCCCGGCATGGTCATGAAGCCCGACCCGTGGGGCGACGCGCTGGACTCCGTCCTGGCCGACGGCTACGAGGCCGGCTCCGGCGAGCCCGCCCTGATCGTGCCCACGCCCAGCGGCCGGCCCTTCACCCAGGAACTCGCCGTCCACCTCTCCGAGCGGCCCTGGCTGATCTTCACGCCCGCCCGCTACGAGGGCATCGACCGCCGCGTCGTCGACGAGTACGCGACCAGGATGCCGGTGTACGAGGTCTCCATCGGCGACTACGTCCTCGCCGGCGGCGAGGCGGCCGTACTGGTCGTCACCGAGGCCGTGGCCCGGCTGCTGCCCGGCGTCCTCGGCAAC
The Streptomyces sp. NBC_01723 genome window above contains:
- a CDS encoding [protein-PII] uridylyltransferase, translated to MTSTDVTKEAEDSGPGGYAAARLRLLTEGARSGPPRRSALAGLTDDWLSGLFDAGTGGSGRGVSLVAVGGYGRGELSPRSDLDLLLLHDGSDDTAVAALADRLWYPVWDLGLDLDHSVRTPAQARKTAGEDLKVQLGLLDARHLAGDLGLTASLRTTVLADWRNQAPKRLPELRELCAERAERQGELQFLLEPDLKEARGGLRDATALRAVAASWLADAPREGLADARRRLLDVRDALHLTTGRATDRLALQEQDQVAAELGLLDADTLLRQVYETARVIAYAGDVTWREVGRVLRSRSVRPRLRAMLGAGKQAPERSPLAEGVVEHDGEAVLARTARPERDPVLPLRAAAAAAQAGLPLSRHAVRRLAATTRPLPTPWPAEAREQLVTLLGSGRPTVQVWEALEAEGLVTRLLPDWERVRCRPQRNAVHLWTVDRHLIETAVRAAGFTRRVHRPDLLLVAALLHDIGKGWPGDHSVAGETIARDVAARIGFDDADTAVLATLVRHHLLLVETATRRDLDDPATVRAVADAVGSEHTLELLHALTEADALATGPAAWSSWRGSLVADLVKRVSGVLAGDPLEEPEAAAPTAEQERLAVEAFRTRGPVLALRAQTEPPAGPASAGPAAVAGPEPLGVELLIAVPDQEGVLPAVAGVLAMHRLTVRTAELRSLPLPDGVEGSVLLLDWRVAAEYGSLPQAARLRADLVRALDGTLDIAARLAERDAAHPRRRGVEPPPPRVTVAPAASRLATVIEVRAQDAPGLLFRLGRALEAAGVRVRSAHASTLGSNAVDAFYVTGPEGARLPGEEAGDVARTLEEALRGRS
- the ffh gene encoding signal recognition particle protein gives rise to the protein MFDTLSDRLSATFKNLRGKGRLSEADIDATAREIRIALLEADVALPVVRAFIKSVKERSLGAEVSKALNPAQQVLKIVNEELVGILGGETRRLRFAKQPPTVIMLAGLQGAGKTTLAGKLGRWLKEQGHSPLLVACDLQRPNAVNQLSVVAERAGVAVYAPEPGNGVGDPVKVAKDSIEFAKSKVHDLVIVDTAGRLGIDQELMQQAADIRDAVSPDEILFIVDAMIGQDAVNTAEAFRDGVGFDGVVLSKLDGDARGGAALSIASVTGKPIMFASNGEKLEDFDAFHPDRMASRILDMGDLLTLIEQAEKTFSQEEAEKMASKLASKKGQDFTLDDFLAQMEQVRKMGSISKLLGMLPGMGQMKDQINNLDERDVDRTAAIIKSMTPAERQEPTIINGSRRARIAKGSGVDVSAVKGLVERFFEARKMMSRMAQGGGMPGMPGMPGMGGGPGRQKKQQKKAKGKQRSGNPMKRKQQEQEEAARRAAAAQNGGALGLPQQGGQDFELPDEFKKFMG
- the ftsH gene encoding ATP-dependent zinc metalloprotease FtsH; translated protein: MTNPSPPRKASERPWRTEGTPDEPPKPPPGGRRMRGGWWNLVLAALVVYLIANLVLSFFNEGDEPTISYTEFSKQVDEGNVSKIYAKGDAIQGQLKKDRDKPDGDGTYTKFTTERPTFADDQLWDDLTKNDVTVTAEPVVQHRSFLSNLLIALAPMLLLVVLWIFIARRMRGALGGGAGGMLGRKAPPKPVELEAGEPRTTFADVAGIDEVEGELSDVVDFLKNPDAYRRMGAKMPRGVLLTGPPGTGKTLLARAVAGEAGVPFFSASASEFIEMIVGVGASRVRELFAEARKVAPSIIFIDEIDTIGRARGGGSGMGGHDEREQTLNQILTEMDGFSGSEGVVVIAATNRADILDPALTRPGRFDRVVSVSPPDRGGREAILDIHTREIPLAPDVDLAQVARTTPGMTGAELANLANEAALLAVKRKQDRVTQANLSEALEKVQLGAERPLVMPEEERRRTAYHESGHALLGMLQPGADPVRKITIVPRGRALGVTLSTPDADKYAYTEEYLRGRIIGALGGMAAEHVVYGVITTGSESDLEQVTNIARGMVARWGMSERVGRLSALPGDAQQAYGLAAAPQTLDAIDGEMRRVVDSCYEEAVRKLRDHRERLDALAEALLANETLDEAEAYRIAGITRLTKEDPEA
- a CDS encoding SAM-dependent methyltransferase, whose protein sequence is MTPTLVRQHSSHTGTLSPVDLRARARDWSEIQERMLVPLYEAVFERLDVGGGTRMLGLNCGSGLALLMGASRGASVTGVDTRSPELLELARRRLLPGAPEAPEPPGVRPAPTRADAARVVEGPPGAAADPSAPAFTLVTAFEPIGCLAGDSEGLGGLLAEATPLAGRGAAVVLAGWGPPERCATTSVLRVATKLADPLRSAGSWRPALRDDLEEVAQRAGLRPDGSGRVACPFGYADAASAARGLLSTGLFDAAIAATDREQVDKELAEALHPHRRPDGTVWMPNVFRYLIARVP
- the rpsP gene encoding 30S ribosomal protein S16 translates to MAVKIKLKRLGKIRSPHYRIVVADSRTRRDGRAIEEIGKYHPTYNPSVMEVDAERVAYWLGVGAQPTEPVLAILKKTGDWQKFKGEPAPAPLLQPSEKAARPSFEAIGGEDEGKGEAITQKKKADKKDEAAAESSSTESTEA
- a CDS encoding RNA-binding protein; translation: MLEEALEHLVKGIVDNPDDVQVASRNLRRGRVLEVRVHPDDLGKVIGRNGRTARALRTVVGAIGGRGVRVDLVDVDHVR
- the rimM gene encoding ribosome maturation factor RimM (Essential for efficient processing of 16S rRNA) is translated as MQLVVARIGRAHGIKGEVTVEVRTDEPELRLGPGAVLATDPATAGPLTIETGRVHSGRLLLRFAGVHDRTGAEALRNTLLIADVDPDERPEDDDEYYDHQLIDLDVVTADGTEVGRITEISHLPTQDLFVVERPDGSEVYVPFVSEIVTEIDLEEQRAVIDPPPGLIDDRAEIASARDAEESPEEGA
- the trmD gene encoding tRNA (guanosine(37)-N1)-methyltransferase TrmD, coding for MRLDVVTIFPEYLEPLNVSLVGKARARGQLDVRVHDLREWTYDRHNTVDDTPYGGGPGMVMKPDPWGDALDSVLADGYEAGSGEPALIVPTPSGRPFTQELAVHLSERPWLIFTPARYEGIDRRVVDEYATRMPVYEVSIGDYVLAGGEAAVLVVTEAVARLLPGVLGNAESHRDDSFAPGAMANLLEGPVHTKPPQWRGRGIPDVLLSGHHGKIARWRRDEALRRTSAHRPDLIERCDPKAFDKKDREMLSILGWAPDPDGEPYGRFWRRTPGMEQ